One part of the Xylanimonas allomyrinae genome encodes these proteins:
- a CDS encoding BMC domain-containing protein, with protein MADVQMIALGMVETKGLIGAVEAADAMVKAANVKLIGKEQIGAAYVTVMVRGDVGAVKAATDAGAAAAGRVGELVSVHVIPRPHTDVEQILPQAQ; from the coding sequence ATGGCTGATGTCCAGATGATCGCGCTCGGCATGGTCGAGACCAAAGGCCTGATCGGCGCCGTCGAGGCGGCCGACGCGATGGTCAAGGCCGCCAACGTCAAGCTGATCGGCAAGGAGCAGATCGGCGCCGCCTACGTGACCGTGATGGTTCGTGGCGACGTCGGCGCGGTCAAGGCCGCGACCGACGCCGGTGCGGCTGCCGCGGGGAGGGTCGGCGAGCTCGTCTCCGTCCACGTCATCCCGCGGCCGCACACGGACGTCGAGCAGATCCTGCCGCAGGCCCAGTAG
- the aroA gene encoding 3-phosphoshikimate 1-carboxyvinyltransferase, giving the protein MTPTAPGAPETSTSELWDAPVSSGPLAARVEIPGSKSLTNRLLVLAALADGPGTLRGALRSRDADLMIGALRTLGVGIEQGDAPSTLHVTPGRLKGDVDIFTGLAGTVMRFLPPVAALADGPVRFDGDPQARVRPMRPVLRALHALGVGVTGPEGDLPTTLPFTIAGRGGLRGGAVDVDASASSQFVSGLLLAAARFEQGLALRHVGTTLPSLPHIEMTVATLRDAGVTVDDSRDGIWVVSPGPIAARDVRVEPDLSNAAPFLAAALVAGGRVSVPGWPTSTTQPGALVPGLLERMGGSASLSDGVLTVTGDSTVHGIDVDLKAAGELTPTIAALAALADSPSRLRGIAHLRGHETDRLAALATEITRLGGQAEETRDGLVITPRPLHGGVFRTYADHRMATSGALIGLRVAGVQVEDVETTAKTLPGFAGLWQAML; this is encoded by the coding sequence ATGACGCCGACCGCTCCCGGAGCGCCCGAGACCAGCACCTCCGAGCTCTGGGACGCACCAGTCTCCTCCGGCCCCCTCGCCGCGCGCGTCGAGATCCCCGGGTCCAAGTCGCTGACCAACCGGCTGCTCGTGCTCGCCGCGCTCGCCGACGGCCCCGGCACCTTGCGCGGCGCGCTGCGCAGCCGCGACGCCGACCTCATGATCGGCGCCCTGCGCACGCTCGGCGTCGGCATCGAGCAGGGCGACGCGCCCTCGACGCTGCACGTCACGCCCGGCCGCCTGAAGGGCGACGTCGACATCTTCACCGGCCTGGCCGGCACCGTGATGCGGTTCCTGCCGCCCGTCGCCGCGCTCGCCGACGGCCCCGTGCGGTTCGACGGCGACCCGCAGGCGCGCGTGCGGCCCATGCGACCCGTGCTGCGCGCGCTGCACGCGCTCGGCGTCGGCGTCACGGGCCCCGAGGGCGACCTGCCGACGACGCTGCCGTTCACGATCGCCGGACGCGGAGGGCTGCGCGGCGGCGCCGTCGACGTCGACGCCTCGGCCTCCAGCCAGTTCGTCTCCGGGCTGCTGCTCGCGGCCGCCCGGTTCGAGCAGGGGCTCGCGCTGCGCCACGTCGGCACGACGCTGCCGAGCCTGCCGCACATCGAGATGACCGTGGCGACGCTGCGCGACGCCGGTGTCACCGTCGACGACTCCCGCGACGGCATCTGGGTGGTCTCGCCCGGCCCGATCGCCGCCCGCGACGTGCGCGTCGAGCCCGACCTGTCGAACGCGGCGCCGTTCCTCGCGGCCGCGCTCGTCGCAGGCGGTCGCGTCTCGGTGCCCGGCTGGCCGACGTCGACGACGCAGCCGGGCGCCCTCGTGCCCGGCCTGCTCGAGCGCATGGGCGGCTCGGCGTCGCTGTCCGACGGCGTGCTGACCGTGACCGGCGACAGCACCGTCCACGGCATCGACGTCGACCTCAAGGCCGCCGGAGAGCTCACCCCGACCATCGCCGCGCTCGCCGCGCTCGCCGACTCCCCCAGTCGGCTGCGCGGCATCGCCCACCTGCGCGGTCACGAGACCGACCGGCTCGCGGCGCTCGCCACCGAGATCACGCGCCTCGGCGGGCAGGCCGAGGAGACGCGCGACGGCCTGGTCATCACGCCGCGCCCGCTGCACGGCGGCGTCTTCCGCACCTACGCCGACCACCGGATGGCGACGTCGGGCGCACTGATCGGGCTGCGGGTCGCGGGCGTGCAGGTCGAGGACGTCGAGACGACCGCCAAGACCCTGCCCGGCTTCGCCGGCCTCTGGCAGGCGATGCTCTGA
- the eutJ gene encoding ethanolamine utilization protein EutJ → MSAGRTAVAPVPGVAPAPDDANPGVPVDEAGRRGHVAALMARARAALDTPRPIGADVPIRVGVDLGTAYTVITVTDADGDPLAVATTFADVVRDGVVWDFAGASRVVSGLRHELEVATGRRLTCGAVTLPPGVDASDARAHRYVLESAGIECATVVDEPTAANAVLRLRDGAVVDIGGGTTGTAVVRDGVVVATDDEPGGGTHLSLVLAGGLGVPFEEAELLKRDPAFQQRYLPLAVPVFERQAGIVARAVAGHDVPAVVLVGGTCAFAGIDRVIARVTGVPCTVAPEPALVTPLGVACFAPPLTDDGALP, encoded by the coding sequence ATGAGCGCGGGCCGGACCGCCGTCGCGCCCGTTCCGGGCGTCGCCCCGGCGCCGGACGACGCGAACCCCGGCGTCCCCGTCGACGAGGCCGGGCGCCGCGGGCATGTCGCCGCGCTCATGGCGCGCGCGCGAGCCGCGCTCGACACGCCTCGCCCCATCGGCGCCGACGTGCCGATCCGTGTCGGCGTCGACCTCGGCACCGCGTACACCGTCATCACCGTGACCGACGCCGACGGCGACCCGCTGGCAGTCGCGACGACGTTTGCCGACGTCGTGCGCGACGGCGTCGTGTGGGACTTCGCCGGCGCGAGCCGCGTCGTCTCCGGCCTGCGTCACGAGCTCGAAGTGGCCACCGGGCGGAGGCTGACGTGCGGCGCGGTGACCCTGCCGCCCGGCGTCGACGCCTCCGACGCGCGCGCCCACCGGTACGTGCTGGAGTCCGCGGGCATCGAGTGCGCGACCGTCGTCGACGAGCCGACCGCGGCCAACGCCGTCCTGCGGCTGCGCGACGGCGCCGTCGTCGACATCGGGGGCGGCACCACCGGCACGGCCGTGGTGCGCGACGGCGTGGTGGTCGCGACGGACGACGAGCCCGGCGGCGGCACCCACCTGAGCCTGGTGCTCGCCGGCGGCCTCGGCGTGCCCTTCGAGGAGGCCGAGCTGCTCAAGCGCGACCCGGCGTTCCAGCAGCGCTACCTGCCCCTGGCCGTGCCCGTGTTCGAGCGGCAGGCCGGCATCGTGGCCCGTGCCGTCGCGGGGCACGACGTACCCGCCGTCGTGCTCGTCGGCGGCACCTGCGCGTTCGCCGGCATCGACCGTGTGATCGCGCGCGTCACGGGCGTCCCGTGCACCGTCGCGCCCGAGCCCGCCCTGGTGACGCCGCTTGGTGTCGCCTGCTTCGCCCCGCCCCTGACCGATGACGGAGCCCTGCCATGA
- the hisN gene encoding histidinol-phosphatase, with protein sequence MTPARTYEDDLRLAHVIADQVDALTMQRFRSLDLHVETKPDNTPVSDADRAAEEFIRAQLKRARTRDAVVGEEYGSAGNGARRWIIDPIDGTKNFVRGVPVWATLIALADGEDVVMGLVSAPALGRRWWAAQGQGAWTGRALSSATRMNVSGVRTLEDASLSYASLGGWEERGKLDGFLDLTRRCYRTRGYGDFWSYMLVAEGAADIAAEPELEVYDMAALVPIVTEAGGRFTSLDGAPGPWGGNAVATNGYLHGEVLVYLG encoded by the coding sequence GTGACCCCCGCTCGCACGTACGAAGACGACCTGCGGCTGGCCCACGTCATCGCCGACCAGGTCGACGCCCTGACCATGCAGCGCTTCCGCTCGCTCGACCTGCACGTCGAGACGAAGCCCGACAACACCCCCGTCTCCGACGCAGACCGCGCAGCCGAGGAGTTCATCCGCGCGCAGCTCAAACGGGCGCGCACGCGCGACGCCGTCGTCGGCGAGGAGTACGGGTCGGCCGGCAACGGCGCCCGGCGCTGGATCATCGACCCCATCGACGGCACCAAGAACTTCGTGCGCGGCGTACCCGTCTGGGCCACGCTCATCGCGCTCGCCGACGGCGAGGACGTCGTCATGGGGCTCGTCTCCGCGCCGGCGCTCGGGCGGCGCTGGTGGGCGGCCCAGGGGCAGGGCGCGTGGACGGGCCGCGCGCTGTCCTCGGCGACGCGCATGAACGTCTCGGGCGTGCGCACCCTGGAGGACGCGTCGCTCTCCTACGCCTCGCTCGGCGGGTGGGAGGAGCGCGGCAAGCTCGACGGGTTCCTCGACCTGACCCGGCGCTGCTACCGCACCCGCGGGTACGGAGACTTCTGGTCGTACATGCTGGTGGCCGAAGGCGCCGCCGACATCGCCGCCGAGCCCGAGCTCGAGGTCTACGACATGGCCGCGCTCGTCCCCATCGTCACCGAGGCCGGGGGGCGGTTCACGTCGCTCGACGGCGCTCCGGGGCCGTGGGGCGGGAATGCCGTCGCGACCAACGGGTACCTGCACGGCGAGGTGCTGGTCTACCTCGGCTGA
- the pta gene encoding phosphate acetyltransferase, with amino-acid sequence MTSRDLTGPARRPVVTRSRVRDAVGRGVRELRLPAGAILTPDARDLARDHGVRLVVSDGAVPERGATTVPGAGFLDALYARAREADRTIVLPEGTEPRVCAAAASVREQRIARLVLLGPDDVVAATARAAGLDPGDVAIWDPQTSPHRAAFERRYLELRGSKGVTADLARAAMGDVSCFGTMMVAEGLADGMVSGAVHTTAETVRPALEIIRTADDAELVSSVFLMCLPGTRDVLVYADCAVNVNPTARQVAAIAVASARTARQLGIEPRVALLSYATHGSGSGPDVDLVREATALVRAAAPELPVDGPLQYDAAVDPGVGERKAPGSPVAGRATVLVFPDLSAGNIAYKAVQRSAGALAVGPVLQGLRKPVNDLSRGASVEDIVSTIAVTAVQAQVAAPAS; translated from the coding sequence ATGACGAGCCGCGACCTGACCGGCCCCGCGCGCCGGCCCGTGGTGACCCGCTCGCGCGTGCGGGACGCCGTCGGGCGCGGTGTGCGTGAGCTGCGCCTGCCCGCGGGCGCGATCCTCACTCCCGATGCGCGCGACCTCGCGCGCGACCACGGGGTGCGGCTCGTGGTGAGCGACGGTGCGGTGCCGGAGCGCGGCGCCACGACCGTCCCCGGCGCCGGGTTCCTCGACGCGCTGTACGCGCGCGCTCGCGAGGCCGACCGCACGATCGTGCTGCCGGAGGGCACCGAGCCGCGGGTGTGCGCGGCCGCCGCAAGCGTGCGGGAACAACGCATCGCGCGGCTGGTGCTGCTCGGCCCCGACGACGTCGTCGCGGCCACCGCGCGCGCCGCGGGGCTCGACCCCGGCGACGTCGCGATCTGGGACCCGCAGACCTCCCCGCATCGCGCGGCCTTCGAGCGGCGCTATCTGGAGCTGCGCGGCAGCAAGGGCGTCACTGCGGACCTGGCGCGCGCCGCGATGGGGGACGTGTCGTGCTTCGGCACGATGATGGTCGCCGAGGGCCTTGCCGACGGCATGGTCTCGGGTGCCGTCCACACCACGGCCGAGACGGTGCGTCCCGCGCTGGAGATCATCCGCACGGCCGACGACGCCGAGCTCGTCTCCTCGGTGTTCCTCATGTGCCTGCCCGGCACCCGTGACGTGCTCGTCTACGCCGACTGCGCGGTCAACGTCAACCCCACGGCCCGGCAGGTCGCCGCGATCGCCGTGGCGTCGGCGCGCACCGCACGTCAGCTCGGCATCGAGCCACGCGTCGCCCTGCTGTCGTACGCCACGCACGGCTCGGGTTCCGGGCCTGACGTCGATCTCGTGCGCGAGGCCACGGCGCTGGTGCGCGCGGCCGCTCCCGAGCTGCCCGTCGACGGCCCGCTGCAGTACGACGCCGCCGTCGACCCAGGTGTCGGGGAGCGCAAGGCACCCGGCTCGCCCGTCGCGGGACGCGCGACGGTGCTCGTGTTTCCCGACCTCTCGGCCGGGAACATCGCCTACAAGGCCGTCCAGCGGTCCGCGGGCGCGCTCGCCGTGGGACCGGTGCTGCAGGGGCTTCGCAAACCCGTCAACGACCTGTCGCGGGGGGCGAGCGTCGAGGACATCGTCTCCACGATCGCGGTCACGGCGGTCCAGGCGCAGGTCGCCGCGCCCGCGTCCTGA
- the rsgA gene encoding ribosome small subunit-dependent GTPase A, with protein sequence MARRGGRDEHDAFARPSKRGSRPRTKQRPEHADAVVGFVTGVDRGRYTLLLAEGLPDERAVHAMKARELARTRVVVGDRVDVVGDTSGGKDALARIVRIGERTSVLRRTADDTDPYERIVVANADQLVIVTALAQPEPRTGMIDRAVVAAYDAGMDVLLCLTKADLAPADELRGLYEPLGVSVVVTATLADPASVDAVRERLRGRVSVLLGHSGVGKSTLVNALVPSARRATGHVNDVTGRGRHTSTSAVALRLPGAQGWVVDTPGVRSLGLAHVEVEHVLAAFEDLDEAAERCPRGCTHLDGAPDCALDDWLAASPDTETRATREVRLTSFRRLLASRTASV encoded by the coding sequence ATGGCGCGCCGGGGCGGGCGCGACGAGCACGACGCCTTCGCGCGCCCGTCCAAGCGCGGCTCACGGCCCCGCACCAAGCAGCGCCCCGAGCACGCGGACGCCGTCGTCGGGTTCGTCACGGGCGTCGACCGCGGGCGCTACACCCTGCTGCTCGCCGAGGGACTGCCCGACGAGCGCGCCGTGCACGCCATGAAGGCGCGCGAGCTCGCGCGCACGCGCGTCGTCGTCGGCGACCGCGTCGACGTCGTCGGCGACACCTCGGGGGGCAAGGACGCTCTCGCCCGCATCGTGCGGATCGGTGAGCGCACGTCCGTGCTGCGACGCACCGCCGACGACACCGACCCGTACGAGCGGATCGTGGTCGCGAACGCCGACCAGCTCGTCATCGTCACCGCGCTCGCCCAGCCCGAGCCACGCACCGGCATGATCGACCGCGCCGTCGTCGCCGCCTACGACGCCGGGATGGACGTGCTGCTGTGCCTCACCAAGGCGGACCTCGCGCCCGCAGACGAGCTGCGGGGGCTGTACGAGCCGCTCGGGGTGAGCGTCGTCGTGACCGCGACCCTCGCGGACCCGGCGTCGGTCGACGCCGTGCGCGAGCGGCTGCGCGGGCGCGTCTCGGTGCTGCTGGGCCATTCGGGCGTCGGCAAGTCCACGCTGGTCAACGCCCTCGTACCGAGCGCACGGCGAGCCACCGGGCACGTCAACGACGTGACGGGCCGCGGGCGGCACACCTCGACGTCGGCGGTCGCGCTACGGCTGCCCGGCGCCCAGGGATGGGTCGTCGACACCCCGGGCGTGCGGTCGCTCGGGCTCGCGCACGTCGAGGTCGAGCACGTGCTCGCCGCGTTCGAGGACCTCGACGAGGCCGCCGAGCGGTGCCCGCGCGGCTGCACGCACCTCGACGGGGCACCCGACTGCGCGCTCGACGACTGGCTCGCAGCCTCCCCCGACACCGAGACCAGAGCGACACGCGAGGTCCGCCTGACGAGCTTTCGCCGCCTGCTGGCCTCGCGCACCGCTAGCGTGTGA
- a CDS encoding PLP-dependent aminotransferase family protein — MVRRRATAALRLALDPAVHPATERVVRGVVRALHDGQLQDGDPMPSSRVLADSTGIARSSVVAAYERLAGMGVLAAVQGRATVVRSGARLLVRPAAPPTPAPVARRPAPPCVDLSVPGGATPETLDAQDWNRAWRRAVAPLTGGGWLDERASPRTTASTREHPRRPGSGPACADPSAMHGTDELRHALVDFLRTTRGIVASPEDLVLRPSLSAAVADVVDGFELSGREVVIEDPSLPGLQRRLALAGCRVRSVPVDDEGLRVDLLGHDVAAVHVTPARQWPTGAPLSPRRRDALLAWSRRTGGVVIENDHDAVFTFGAAPPVPLAAQAQGGDDRARVAFLGSSAKLVATDLQVVWLVAPQRTARRDDAVAPVCGYTARALADYLTSGALYRHHNRTLRLVEDRRDALVAALASHAPAVRVRGDACGTEAVIDLPAGIDEWCVRRSVQDAGFRCSTLGDFAVREQRAALVVHYGPLPAASARRFAAALAAALGPAAR; from the coding sequence ATGGTGCGACGACGAGCCACTGCCGCCTTGCGTCTCGCCCTCGACCCCGCCGTCCACCCGGCCACCGAACGCGTGGTCCGAGGCGTGGTGCGGGCACTGCACGACGGGCAGCTCCAGGACGGTGACCCGATGCCGTCGTCGCGCGTGCTGGCCGACTCGACGGGCATCGCGCGCTCGTCCGTGGTCGCGGCCTACGAGCGGCTGGCCGGGATGGGCGTGCTCGCGGCGGTCCAGGGCCGTGCCACGGTCGTGCGCAGCGGCGCACGCCTCCTGGTCCGCCCGGCGGCGCCGCCCACACCGGCACCCGTCGCCCGGCGCCCAGCGCCGCCCTGCGTCGACCTGTCGGTCCCGGGCGGCGCCACGCCCGAGACGCTCGACGCCCAGGACTGGAACCGAGCCTGGCGCCGCGCCGTCGCACCCCTCACGGGGGGCGGCTGGCTCGACGAGCGCGCCTCGCCTCGCACGACGGCGAGCACACGCGAACACCCCCGACGGCCCGGCTCGGGCCCCGCCTGCGCCGACCCGAGCGCGATGCACGGCACCGACGAGCTGCGCCACGCCCTGGTCGACTTCCTGCGCACCACGCGCGGGATCGTCGCCTCGCCCGAGGACCTCGTGCTGCGCCCGAGCCTCAGCGCTGCGGTGGCCGACGTCGTCGACGGCTTCGAGCTCTCCGGGCGCGAGGTCGTGATCGAGGACCCCAGCCTGCCGGGCCTGCAACGCAGGCTCGCGCTCGCCGGGTGCCGCGTGCGCTCCGTCCCCGTCGACGACGAGGGGCTGCGCGTCGACCTCCTCGGGCACGACGTCGCGGCCGTCCACGTCACCCCCGCACGGCAGTGGCCGACCGGGGCGCCGCTCAGCCCGCGACGCCGCGACGCCCTGCTCGCCTGGTCGCGCCGCACCGGCGGCGTCGTCATCGAGAACGATCACGATGCCGTCTTCACCTTCGGAGCGGCGCCGCCCGTGCCGCTCGCCGCCCAGGCCCAGGGCGGGGACGACCGTGCCCGCGTGGCCTTCCTCGGGTCGTCGGCCAAGCTGGTCGCCACCGACCTGCAGGTCGTCTGGCTCGTCGCACCGCAGCGGACGGCGCGGCGCGACGACGCGGTCGCTCCCGTGTGCGGCTACACGGCGCGCGCCCTCGCCGACTACCTCACCTCGGGTGCCCTGTACCGCCACCACAACCGGACCCTGCGCCTGGTCGAGGACCGCCGTGACGCGCTCGTCGCCGCGCTCGCCAGCCACGCCCCGGCGGTACGCGTGCGGGGCGACGCGTGCGGCACCGAGGCCGTGATCGACCTGCCCGCCGGCATCGATGAGTGGTGCGTGCGCCGATCGGTCCAGGACGCCGGGTTCCGCTGCTCGACGCTCGGGGACTTCGCCGTGCGCGAGCAGCGCGCCGCGCTCGTGGTGCACTACGGGCCGCTGCCGGCGGCGTCCGCACGCCGGTTCGCGGCGGCGCTCGCTGCGGCGCTCGGACCCGCGGCGCGGTAG
- a CDS encoding cupin domain-containing protein: MGRIAISAADVRAAGEGGRLELPAGAVVTPLAREVAGDLGVTLVEAAPATGLRPSQAPAAPVVPALPQAPCPSAGPAADAVEARVRAIVASLLGAGTAPVPSAPSLPARPVVLARASEAPLAPFGYPGPEPGQDVRTADVVTSADGAPMAAGYMTLTKGSFPWTLTYDEVQVVLEGELRIGTPDGERVGRPGDVLYVPRGSRITFGTPGWAKFVYVTFPADWEENLR, translated from the coding sequence ATGGGTCGCATCGCGATCAGCGCTGCTGACGTCCGTGCGGCCGGCGAGGGCGGACGGCTCGAGCTGCCGGCCGGTGCCGTGGTCACGCCTCTGGCACGCGAGGTGGCCGGTGACCTTGGCGTCACCCTGGTGGAGGCTGCGCCTGCGACGGGACTCCGCCCGTCGCAGGCGCCCGCCGCGCCGGTCGTGCCTGCGCTCCCGCAGGCGCCCTGCCCGTCCGCGGGGCCGGCCGCCGACGCCGTCGAGGCCCGTGTACGGGCGATCGTCGCGTCGTTGCTCGGTGCGGGCACCGCTCCGGTGCCGTCCGCGCCCTCGCTGCCCGCGCGCCCCGTCGTCCTCGCTCGCGCGAGCGAGGCGCCGCTCGCGCCGTTCGGCTACCCGGGCCCCGAGCCTGGGCAGGACGTCCGCACCGCCGATGTCGTGACGTCCGCTGACGGGGCCCCGATGGCGGCCGGCTACATGACGCTGACCAAAGGCTCGTTCCCGTGGACCCTCACGTATGACGAGGTGCAGGTCGTGCTCGAGGGCGAGCTGCGCATCGGCACGCCCGACGGCGAACGGGTCGGGCGCCCCGGTGACGTCCTGTACGTGCCGCGGGGTTCGCGCATCACGTTCGGCACGCCGGGCTGGGCCAAGTTCGTGTACGTCACCTTCCCCGCCGACTGGGAGGAGAACCTGCGGTGA